One window from the genome of Sphaerotilus microaerophilus encodes:
- the ligA gene encoding NAD-dependent DNA ligase LigA yields the protein MSVPSPSDVCAPADAQAVARAATLRATLNHHAHQYYVLDAPTLPDAEYDRLFQELQALEAAHPELRAADSPTQRVGGAVLDGFTPVRHAVPMLSIRTETDTTAGGAQAFDARVRRELELGEVGEGAPPVEYAVELKFDGLAINLRYERGVLVQAATRGDGETGEDVSQNIRTVRQIPLRLAGCEAPVLEVRGEVYMRRDDFERLNERQREKDGKTFINPRNTAAGAIRQLDPAGLADKRLSFFAYGLGEVQGWDLPQTHSGVLDALVGFGLPVCAERAVVAGADGLVAFHQRVAALRDSLPFDIDGVVYKVNSLALQQRLGFVTREPRWAVAHKYPAQEQMTRLLGIDIQVGRTGKLTPVAKLEPVFVGGTTVSNATLHNEDEARRKDVRIGDTVIVRRAGDVIPEVVGVVPPAEGNGGGEAAPARGEEFNLYQRLGGQCPVCGSTIVREEGEVDWRCSGGLYCPAQRKQALLHFASRRMMDIEGLGDKLVDQLVDAGIIRTLPELYKLGVAKLTALDRMGEKSAANLVAALERSKQTTLARFLFSLGIRQVGEATAKDLARHFGRLDALMDASEEQLLQVRDVGPIVARSIRTFFDQPHNREVVEQLRAAGVTWEEHDGAVADESPKPLAGRTLVLTGTLPTLGREEAKALIEAAGGKVSGSVSKKTHYVVAGEEAGSKLDRARELGVAVLDEAGLRELLGGAG from the coding sequence ATGTCTGTACCTTCGCCCTCCGATGTTTGCGCGCCAGCAGATGCCCAGGCCGTGGCCCGAGCCGCCACGCTGCGCGCGACGCTGAACCACCACGCCCACCAGTACTACGTGCTCGACGCGCCCACCCTGCCGGACGCCGAGTACGACCGGCTGTTCCAGGAACTTCAGGCGCTGGAAGCGGCACATCCCGAATTGCGCGCGGCCGATTCGCCCACCCAGCGCGTCGGCGGCGCGGTGCTGGACGGCTTCACGCCGGTGCGGCATGCGGTGCCGATGCTGTCGATCCGCACGGAGACCGACACCACCGCCGGTGGCGCCCAGGCCTTCGATGCCCGGGTGCGGCGCGAGCTGGAGCTGGGCGAGGTGGGCGAAGGCGCCCCGCCGGTCGAGTACGCGGTGGAGCTGAAGTTCGACGGCCTGGCGATCAACTTGCGTTACGAGCGCGGCGTGCTGGTGCAGGCTGCCACCCGCGGTGATGGCGAAACGGGCGAGGACGTCAGCCAGAACATCCGCACCGTCCGCCAGATCCCCCTTCGGCTGGCGGGCTGCGAGGCGCCGGTGCTGGAGGTGCGCGGTGAGGTCTACATGCGCCGCGACGACTTCGAGCGCCTCAACGAACGTCAGCGCGAGAAGGACGGCAAGACCTTCATCAACCCGCGCAACACGGCCGCGGGGGCGATCCGCCAGCTCGATCCGGCGGGCCTGGCCGACAAGCGGCTGAGTTTCTTCGCCTACGGCCTGGGCGAAGTGCAGGGCTGGGACTTGCCGCAGACGCACTCGGGCGTGCTGGACGCGCTGGTCGGCTTCGGCCTGCCAGTCTGCGCCGAGCGGGCGGTGGTGGCCGGTGCCGACGGTCTGGTGGCCTTCCACCAGCGCGTGGCGGCGCTGCGCGACAGCCTGCCCTTCGACATCGACGGCGTGGTCTACAAGGTCAACAGCCTGGCACTGCAGCAGCGCCTGGGCTTCGTCACCCGCGAGCCGCGGTGGGCGGTGGCGCACAAGTACCCGGCGCAGGAGCAGATGACGCGGCTGCTGGGCATCGACATCCAGGTCGGGCGCACCGGCAAGCTCACCCCGGTGGCCAAGCTGGAGCCGGTGTTCGTGGGCGGCACCACGGTCAGCAACGCCACGCTGCACAACGAGGACGAGGCGCGCCGCAAGGACGTGCGCATCGGCGACACGGTGATCGTGCGCCGCGCGGGCGACGTGATCCCCGAAGTCGTCGGTGTCGTCCCGCCGGCCGAGGGCAATGGCGGGGGCGAGGCCGCGCCCGCACGAGGCGAGGAATTCAACCTCTACCAGCGCCTGGGCGGCCAGTGCCCGGTGTGTGGCAGCACCATCGTCCGCGAGGAGGGCGAGGTGGACTGGCGCTGCAGCGGTGGGCTGTATTGCCCGGCGCAACGCAAGCAGGCCCTGCTGCACTTCGCCAGCCGGCGGATGATGGACATCGAGGGCCTGGGCGACAAGCTGGTCGACCAGCTGGTGGACGCGGGCATCATCCGCACGCTGCCCGAGCTCTACAAGCTCGGCGTGGCCAAGCTCACCGCGCTGGACCGCATGGGCGAGAAGAGCGCTGCCAACCTGGTCGCGGCGCTGGAGCGGAGCAAGCAGACCACGCTGGCGCGCTTCCTGTTCTCGCTGGGCATCCGCCAGGTCGGCGAGGCCACCGCCAAGGACCTGGCGCGGCACTTCGGCCGTCTGGATGCGCTGATGGATGCGAGCGAGGAGCAACTGCTGCAGGTGCGCGACGTCGGCCCCATCGTGGCGCGCAGCATCCGCACTTTCTTCGACCAGCCGCACAACCGCGAGGTGGTCGAACAGCTGCGCGCGGCGGGCGTGACCTGGGAGGAACACGACGGCGCCGTGGCCGACGAGTCCCCCAAGCCGCTGGCTGGCAGGACCCTGGTGCTCACCGGCACGCTGCCCACGCTGGGCCGCGAGGAGGCCAAGGCACTGATCGAGGCCGCAGGCGGCAAGGTCAGCGGCTCGGTGTCCAAGAAGACGCACTACGTCGTCGCCGGCGAGGAGGCCGGCAGCAAGCTCGACCGTGCCCGCGAACTGGGCGTGGCGGTGCTGGACGAGGCGGGACTGCGGGAGTTGCTGGGCGGGGCGGGCTGA
- a CDS encoding peroxidase-related enzyme yields MSAPISRYPVPEIADLPEDLRSRILEVQAKSGFVPNVFLALAHRPDECRAFFAYHDALMLRPSGLSKGEKEMIVVATSAANRCLYCVVAHGAILRIYEKAPLLADQVAVNHHKADLSERQKAMLDFALKVCSDSSRLVEADHEALRRHGFSDEDVWDIGAITAFFGLSNRMANLISMRPNDEFYLMGRLPKAPKAG; encoded by the coding sequence ATGAGCGCGCCCATCAGCCGCTACCCCGTGCCCGAGATCGCCGACCTGCCCGAGGACCTGCGCAGCCGCATCCTGGAGGTGCAGGCCAAGTCCGGCTTCGTGCCCAACGTCTTCCTCGCCCTGGCGCACCGGCCGGACGAGTGCCGCGCCTTCTTCGCCTACCACGACGCGCTGATGCTGCGCCCCTCCGGCCTGAGCAAGGGCGAGAAGGAGATGATCGTGGTGGCCACCTCGGCGGCCAACCGCTGCCTGTACTGCGTGGTGGCGCACGGCGCCATCCTGCGCATCTACGAAAAGGCGCCTCTGCTGGCCGATCAGGTGGCGGTGAACCACCACAAGGCCGACCTGAGCGAGCGCCAGAAAGCGATGCTGGACTTCGCACTGAAGGTCTGCAGCGACTCGTCCCGCCTGGTCGAGGCCGACCATGAGGCGCTGCGCCGCCACGGCTTCAGCGACGAGGACGTCTGGGACATCGGCGCCATCACCGCCTTCTTCGGCCTGTCCAACCGCATGGCCAACCTGATCAGCATGCGGCCGAACGACGAGTTCTACCTGATGGGACGGCTGCCGAAAGCGCCGAAGGCCGGCTGA
- the tolB gene encoding Tol-Pal system beta propeller repeat protein TolB, which yields MTSRRDLVRLTAGLSSTLLLPVAARAQFRVEISGVGASQVPIAVLKLRDEERAPLPISAIVRADLERSGLFKMVDGGAAAFDETARPVFADWRGKGSDALAAGSITRLADGRFDVRYRLWDVVKGTELAAQAVAVPKEDLRLAAHRIADEIYQKLTGDRGVFSTRIAYVSKTAGRYTLWIADADGEAAQVAVSGPEPIISPAWSPDGRSLAYVSFEARKAMVYVQEVASGKRRVVAGYKGSNSAPAWSPDGTQLVVTLTRDGLSQLYSLSRTGDNLQRLTTSNAIDTEATFSPDGKWVYFVSDRGGSPQIYRLPARGGNAERVTFSGGYNISPALSPDGRSMAYVTRLNGNTFRLALMDFGSGNVTTLTDSSDDESPCFAPNGRLIMYASRAGGRDVLMTTTLDGSIKARLNAPQADVREPVWGPFGR from the coding sequence ATGACTTCTCGCCGTGACCTCGTTCGCCTGACTGCCGGACTGAGTTCCACCCTCTTGCTGCCCGTCGCAGCGCGGGCCCAGTTCCGGGTCGAGATCTCCGGCGTCGGCGCCAGCCAAGTGCCGATCGCGGTGCTGAAGCTGCGCGACGAGGAGCGCGCGCCGCTGCCGATCTCGGCCATCGTGCGGGCCGACCTGGAGCGCAGCGGCCTGTTCAAGATGGTCGATGGCGGTGCCGCCGCCTTCGACGAGACGGCGCGCCCGGTCTTCGCCGACTGGCGCGGCAAGGGCAGCGACGCGCTGGCGGCCGGCTCGATCACCCGCCTGGCCGATGGCCGCTTCGACGTGCGCTACCGCCTCTGGGACGTCGTCAAGGGCACGGAGCTGGCCGCCCAGGCCGTGGCGGTGCCCAAGGAAGACCTGCGGCTGGCCGCGCACCGCATCGCCGACGAGATCTACCAGAAGCTCACCGGTGACCGCGGAGTGTTCTCCACCCGCATCGCCTACGTCTCGAAGACCGCCGGCCGCTACACCCTCTGGATCGCGGACGCCGATGGCGAAGCTGCCCAGGTGGCGGTGTCCGGGCCGGAGCCGATCATCTCGCCGGCCTGGTCGCCGGACGGGCGCTCGCTGGCCTACGTGTCCTTCGAGGCGCGCAAGGCGATGGTCTACGTGCAGGAGGTGGCCAGCGGCAAGCGTCGCGTGGTGGCCGGCTACAAGGGCAGCAACAGCGCGCCGGCCTGGTCACCTGATGGCACGCAGTTGGTCGTGACGCTCACCCGCGACGGCCTCTCGCAGCTATACAGCCTCAGCCGCACCGGCGACAACCTGCAGCGCCTGACCACCAGCAACGCCATCGACACCGAGGCCACCTTCTCGCCCGATGGCAAGTGGGTCTACTTCGTCAGCGACCGGGGCGGCAGCCCGCAGATCTACCGGCTGCCTGCGCGCGGTGGCAACGCCGAACGGGTGACCTTCTCCGGCGGCTACAACATCAGCCCGGCGCTCAGCCCGGACGGCCGTTCCATGGCGTATGTCACGCGCCTGAACGGCAATACCTTCCGCCTCGCGCTGATGGACTTTGGCAGTGGCAACGTCACAACGCTGACCGACAGCAGCGACGACGAGAGCCCGTGCTTTGCCCCCAATGGCCGCCTGATCATGTACGCCAGCCGCGCCGGCGGGCGCGACGTGCTGATGACCACGACGCTGGACGGCTCGATCAAGGCCCGGCTCAACGCACCGCAGGCCGACGTGCGTGAACCGGTCTGGGGGCCCTTCGGGCGCTGA
- the pal gene encoding peptidoglycan-associated lipoprotein Pal: MKHRPHPEAGATWRHPGLDLNKNLGRPARWAVVVGSLAALLVAGCSSTRVDGLAPVEDRLAAGSAAARGSTSATAASGVGSGGGAAVSETQIASVDLGALGAQGGGKAGGSIDAAPVAQRVVYFDFDSFVVKDEYRPVVDFAARYLNADRQRRVLVEGHTDDRGGREYNLALGQKRADAVVRALQLLGAQDAQMEAVSYGEERPAAPGSSEAAWAKNRRAELKDR; the protein is encoded by the coding sequence ATGAAGCACAGACCCCATCCCGAGGCCGGCGCAACGTGGCGCCACCCGGGCCTGGACCTGAACAAGAACCTGGGTCGCCCGGCCCGCTGGGCCGTCGTGGTCGGCAGCCTGGCGGCCTTGCTGGTGGCCGGCTGCTCGTCCACCCGGGTGGATGGCCTGGCTCCGGTCGAGGACCGGCTGGCTGCAGGCTCGGCCGCTGCGCGTGGCAGCACCTCGGCCACGGCGGCCTCGGGTGTTGGGTCCGGGGGGGGAGCGGCCGTTTCGGAAACCCAGATCGCCAGCGTCGACCTTGGCGCGCTCGGTGCTCAGGGCGGTGGCAAGGCCGGTGGCAGCATCGACGCGGCACCGGTAGCGCAGCGGGTGGTCTACTTCGACTTTGACAGCTTTGTCGTCAAGGATGAATACCGGCCCGTGGTCGACTTCGCGGCACGGTATCTGAACGCCGACCGCCAGCGCCGCGTACTCGTCGAGGGGCACACCGACGACCGCGGCGGGCGCGAGTACAACCTGGCGCTCGGGCAGAAGCGCGCTGATGCCGTCGTGCGTGCCCTGCAGCTGCTGGGTGCCCAGGACGCGCAGATGGAAGCCGTGAGCTATGGCGAGGAGCGCCCGGCGGCGCCTGGCAGCAGCGAGGCCGCCTGGGCGAAGAACCGCCGTGCCGAACTGAAGGATCGTTGA
- the ybgF gene encoding tol-pal system protein YbgF — protein sequence MKNAVSVAAGGSRRAGLSRPGPVLALAVALALAGLGTWSSPARAGLFDDEEARKAILDLRRSIDQNQQESQRQHAARQAEYTEQLNLLKRSLLDLNNQLEQLRGELAKLRGQEEQTGNATRDVARDVAELQRRQKDTLAALEERLRRLEPQKVSLDGREVVVESIEKKSYDEAITTLRKGEFARAADALQGFQQRFPASAYGGHVQYWLGNAQYGKGDVKAAAVTFRALVSGSPEHPRAAEALLALANCQVELKDAKAARRTLEELVKSYPNSDAAVAGKERLAQLK from the coding sequence ATGAAAAACGCCGTCTCTGTGGCTGCTGGCGGTTCGCGCCGCGCTGGCCTGTCCCGTCCGGGCCCCGTGCTCGCCCTCGCCGTGGCGCTTGCCCTGGCCGGGCTCGGGACGTGGTCGAGCCCGGCCCGCGCCGGGCTGTTCGATGACGAGGAGGCCCGCAAGGCCATCCTGGACCTGCGCCGCAGCATCGACCAGAACCAGCAGGAAAGCCAGCGCCAGCACGCCGCCCGGCAGGCCGAATACACCGAACAGCTCAACCTGCTCAAGCGCAGCCTGCTGGACCTGAACAACCAGCTGGAGCAGCTGCGCGGCGAGCTGGCCAAGCTGCGCGGGCAGGAGGAGCAGACCGGCAACGCGACGCGTGACGTTGCGCGTGACGTGGCCGAACTGCAGCGCCGGCAGAAGGACACGCTGGCTGCCCTGGAAGAGCGCCTGCGCCGGCTGGAGCCGCAGAAAGTCAGCCTCGACGGGCGCGAGGTGGTGGTCGAGTCCATCGAAAAGAAGTCCTACGACGAGGCGATCACCACCCTGCGCAAGGGCGAGTTCGCCCGCGCTGCCGACGCGCTACAGGGCTTCCAGCAGCGTTTCCCCGCCAGTGCCTACGGTGGTCATGTGCAGTACTGGCTCGGCAATGCCCAGTACGGCAAGGGCGATGTGAAGGCCGCGGCGGTGACCTTCCGCGCCCTGGTGTCCGGCAGTCCGGAGCACCCGCGCGCCGCCGAGGCCCTGCTGGCGCTCGCGAACTGCCAAGTCGAGCTCAAGGACGCCAAGGCCGCGCGCCGCACGCTCGAAGAGCTGGTGAAGTCCTATCCCAACTCGGACGCCGCCGTCGCCGGCAAGGAACGGTTGGCCCAGCTCAAATGA
- a CDS encoding tRNA threonylcarbamoyladenosine dehydratase, whose protein sequence is MTPLDAESRAEYDAERRFGGLRRLWGDEAYARVRAARIGVVGIGGVGSWAVEALARCGVAELVLFDLDHVAESNINRQIQALGSTLGAAKVEAMAARVRDIHPGCRLTLVDDFVDAGNWPALLPAPVDVLIDACDQGRAKQAMARWALHERRALVVVGAAGGKSQAHTVEVADLADVSHDPMLARLRQQLRRDQRDGLLPASAAGRKGQPVPFGLSCVFSRESVHRPEEGCAVDGSLNCAGYGSSVMVTASFGMAAAAQALTMVRDCNVAKA, encoded by the coding sequence ATGACACCGCTGGACGCCGAGTCGCGGGCCGAGTATGACGCCGAGCGGCGCTTTGGCGGCCTGCGCCGCCTCTGGGGTGACGAGGCCTATGCCCGTGTGCGGGCCGCCCGGATCGGCGTGGTCGGCATCGGCGGCGTCGGATCCTGGGCCGTCGAGGCGCTGGCGCGCTGCGGCGTGGCCGAGCTCGTGCTGTTCGATCTCGACCATGTCGCCGAGTCCAATATCAACCGCCAGATCCAGGCCCTGGGCAGCACGCTCGGTGCAGCCAAGGTCGAGGCCATGGCAGCCCGGGTGCGCGACATCCACCCAGGATGTCGGCTGACCCTGGTCGACGATTTCGTGGATGCGGGCAACTGGCCGGCCCTGCTGCCCGCGCCGGTGGATGTGCTGATCGACGCCTGCGACCAGGGACGTGCCAAGCAGGCGATGGCACGCTGGGCGCTGCACGAGCGGCGAGCCCTGGTGGTCGTCGGCGCTGCAGGGGGCAAGTCGCAGGCCCACACCGTCGAGGTGGCCGACCTGGCCGACGTCTCCCACGACCCGATGCTCGCCCGACTGCGCCAGCAGCTGCGGCGTGACCAGCGTGATGGCCTGTTGCCGGCTTCGGCGGCCGGGCGCAAGGGCCAGCCAGTGCCCTTCGGCCTGAGCTGCGTCTTCTCGCGCGAAAGCGTGCATCGGCCCGAAGAGGGCTGCGCGGTGGATGGCAGCCTCAACTGTGCCGGCTACGGATCGAGCGTGATGGTGACGGCCAGCTTCGGCATGGCCGCCGCTGCGCAGGCGCTGACCATGGTGCGTGACTGCAACGTGGCCAAGGCCTGA
- a CDS encoding LysR family transcriptional regulator, with protein MSPSTFQTFDWTLVRSFLAVLDAGSLMGAARSLGAQQPTLSRHIAELEAQLGAALFERTGRGVVPTAAALAIAEAAREMQAGAERLAAGLDRQRQSTTGTVRLAASQIAASHLLPPVLAALREAEPGIQVELVVSNAISNLLRREADIAVRMARPDQASLVARKLADLPIVACAHERYLARHGMPLAPAELLDAARGHTLIGYERDDTILRGFAAMGFAVEHGHFMLRTDDQLAYGELIAAGAGIGFSARYCLRSWPGVVPILPGLPIPPIPCWLAVHREIRGNAVVRRVFDFLGAMIPEVLGADEPATAGVARTNE; from the coding sequence ATGAGCCCTTCGACCTTCCAGACCTTCGACTGGACCCTGGTCCGCAGCTTCCTCGCCGTGCTCGACGCTGGCAGCCTGATGGGGGCCGCGCGCTCGCTGGGGGCACAGCAGCCCACGCTGTCGCGCCACATCGCCGAGCTGGAGGCCCAGTTGGGCGCAGCGCTGTTCGAGCGCACTGGACGGGGTGTCGTGCCCACGGCTGCTGCATTGGCGATCGCCGAGGCGGCGCGCGAGATGCAGGCCGGCGCCGAGCGCCTCGCCGCCGGGCTGGACCGCCAGCGCCAGAGCACCACCGGCACGGTGCGCCTGGCGGCCAGCCAGATCGCCGCCAGCCACCTGCTGCCCCCCGTGCTGGCGGCCCTGCGCGAGGCCGAACCGGGCATCCAGGTCGAACTGGTGGTGTCCAACGCGATCAGCAACCTGCTGCGCCGCGAGGCGGACATCGCCGTGCGCATGGCCCGGCCCGATCAGGCGTCATTGGTGGCCCGCAAGCTGGCTGACCTGCCCATCGTCGCCTGTGCGCACGAGCGCTACCTCGCGCGGCATGGCATGCCCCTGGCACCGGCAGAACTGCTCGACGCGGCGCGTGGCCACACCCTGATCGGCTACGAGCGCGACGACACCATCCTGCGTGGCTTTGCCGCCATGGGGTTTGCGGTGGAGCACGGGCATTTCATGCTGCGCACCGACGACCAGCTGGCCTACGGCGAACTGATCGCCGCTGGCGCCGGCATCGGTTTCTCGGCGCGCTACTGCCTGCGCAGCTGGCCGGGCGTGGTGCCGATCCTGCCCGGCTTGCCGATTCCACCCATCCCCTGCTGGCTGGCGGTGCACCGCGAGATCCGTGGCAACGCCGTGGTGCGGCGTGTGTTCGACTTCCTGGGGGCGATGATCCCCGAGGTCCTGGGCGCAGACGAACCTGCCACGGCCGGCGTCGCGCGCACAAACGAATAG
- a CDS encoding MFS transporter, translating to MTRPPDSRPTADSPSIWSTLRHPAFRGIWLASALYFIANAMHVMAAAWIMVDRAGSSFLAALVQTAVFLPMFALSLPAGVLADTTDRRRLILLSLAVQGAAVLLLALLLVLGWAGPATILLLTFVAGCCIAVMSPAWNSAIAEILPREQLPQAIVAVGIAYNAARALGPTAAGLIYAVVSAWVLADAGQGAAPAAGVAAGAAHDVAAGAAAARAAGWAGGTVLLLALAGVLVLAWAMNHWPARPHPPSRLPPERLWGGTLAGLRYAWHSEMILAQLLRTAAYGAAGSALWALLPAIGAQRLGSGAEGYGLMMGCLGGGAVVVGLGIGPLRQRLGLEGLVATACVVFAAAMAIAALSRWSLPVYLALAAAGGAWMSVMSTFNTATQTSAPPWVRSRATALHVLSALGSFALGSAFWGAVAGVAGLQAALLIAAALLLAGLLLARPFPLRMGQADEVRQMPFKALLVADEPDPEAGPVAVELIYRVRPDDVAGFLAEAEQLRAPRQRDGATFWRLYRDLDERTRYVERFIVHSWAEYLRQRERATEADRALQARVNAFLADGERVQVRHYLAER from the coding sequence ATGACCCGCCCGCCCGATTCCCGACCCACCGCCGACTCGCCCTCCATCTGGTCCACCCTGCGCCACCCCGCCTTCCGCGGCATCTGGCTGGCCAGCGCCCTGTACTTCATCGCCAACGCCATGCATGTGATGGCGGCGGCCTGGATCATGGTGGACCGCGCGGGCTCCTCCTTCCTGGCCGCACTGGTGCAGACCGCCGTCTTCCTGCCGATGTTCGCGCTGTCGCTGCCAGCAGGCGTGCTGGCGGACACCACCGATCGGCGGCGGCTGATCCTGCTGTCGTTGGCCGTGCAGGGTGCGGCGGTGCTCCTGTTGGCACTGCTGCTCGTGCTGGGCTGGGCCGGGCCGGCGACGATCCTGCTGCTCACCTTCGTGGCCGGCTGCTGCATCGCGGTGATGTCGCCGGCCTGGAACTCGGCCATCGCGGAGATCCTGCCGCGCGAGCAGCTGCCGCAGGCCATCGTGGCGGTGGGCATCGCCTACAACGCGGCGCGGGCGTTGGGGCCGACGGCGGCGGGGCTGATCTACGCCGTGGTGTCGGCCTGGGTGCTCGCTGATGCGGGGCAGGGAGCAGCGCCGGCAGCTGGCGTGGCGGCGGGGGCGGCGCATGACGTGGCAGCGGGGGCGGCAGCGGCCCGCGCGGCCGGCTGGGCCGGTGGCACGGTGCTGCTGCTGGCGCTGGCCGGGGTGCTGGTGCTGGCCTGGGCGATGAACCACTGGCCAGCGCGCCCGCACCCGCCCAGCCGCCTGCCGCCGGAGCGGCTCTGGGGTGGCACGCTGGCAGGGCTGCGCTACGCCTGGCACTCGGAGATGATTCTGGCGCAGCTGCTGCGCACCGCTGCCTACGGCGCCGCCGGCTCGGCCCTGTGGGCGCTGCTGCCGGCCATCGGCGCCCAGCGGCTGGGCTCAGGCGCCGAGGGCTACGGCCTGATGATGGGCTGCCTGGGCGGCGGCGCGGTCGTGGTGGGGCTGGGGATCGGCCCGCTGCGCCAGCGGTTGGGGTTGGAGGGGCTGGTGGCGACCGCCTGCGTGGTCTTTGCCGCGGCCATGGCCATCGCGGCGCTGTCGCGCTGGTCGCTGCCGGTGTACCTGGCGCTGGCCGCGGCGGGTGGGGCCTGGATGAGCGTGATGTCCACCTTCAACACCGCCACGCAGACCAGCGCGCCGCCCTGGGTGCGCTCGCGGGCGACGGCGCTTCATGTGCTGTCGGCGCTGGGTTCCTTCGCGCTGGGGTCGGCTTTCTGGGGCGCGGTGGCAGGTGTGGCCGGGCTGCAGGCGGCGCTGCTGATCGCCGCCGCATTGCTGCTGGCCGGGTTGCTGCTGGCGCGGCCCTTTCCGCTGCGAATGGGGCAGGCCGACGAGGTCCGGCAGATGCCCTTCAAGGCCCTGCTGGTGGCCGACGAGCCCGACCCCGAGGCCGGCCCGGTGGCGGTGGAGCTCATCTACCGCGTGCGGCCCGATGACGTGGCTGGCTTCCTAGCCGAGGCCGAGCAGCTGCGTGCGCCTCGCCAGCGCGACGGCGCCACCTTCTGGCGCCTGTACCGCGACCTGGATGAACGCACCCGCTACGTCGAGCGCTTCATCGTGCACAGCTGGGCCGAGTACCTGCGCCAGCGCGAGCGCGCCACCGAGGCCGACCGGGCGCTGCAGGCGCGCGTGAATGCCTTCCTCGCCGACGGCGAGCGGGTGCAGGTGCGGCACTACCTGGCCGAGCGCTGA
- the yghU gene encoding glutathione-dependent disulfide-bond oxidoreductase, giving the protein MSQATDYTPPRVWTWNRPSGGRFASINRPIAGPTHDKELPLGRHPLQLYSLATPNGVKVTVMLEELLALGHAGAEYDAWLIRIQEGDQFGSGFVAVNPNSKIPALLDRSDPAAPVRVFESGAILLYLAEKFGNALLPVGAGKAECLSWLFWQMGSAPYLGGGFGHFYAYAPTKFEYAIDRFAMEAKRQMDVLNRRLAESRYLAGDEYTIADIAVWPWYGALAKGQIYEAGEFLSVQEYTHLIRWADEIAQRPAVQRGRKVNRTWGDPASQLHERHDARDFELRTQDKLGG; this is encoded by the coding sequence ATGAGCCAAGCCACCGACTACACCCCCCCGCGCGTCTGGACCTGGAACAGGCCCAGCGGGGGGCGTTTCGCCAGCATCAACCGCCCGATCGCCGGCCCCACCCATGACAAGGAACTGCCGCTGGGCCGCCACCCGCTGCAGCTGTACTCACTGGCCACGCCCAACGGCGTCAAGGTCACGGTGATGCTGGAAGAACTGCTCGCGCTCGGCCACGCCGGTGCCGAGTACGACGCCTGGCTGATCCGCATCCAGGAGGGGGACCAGTTCGGCAGCGGCTTCGTCGCCGTCAACCCCAACTCCAAGATCCCTGCGCTGCTGGACCGCAGCGACCCCGCTGCGCCGGTGCGCGTGTTCGAATCCGGTGCAATCCTGCTGTATCTCGCCGAGAAGTTCGGCAATGCCCTGCTGCCCGTCGGGGCGGGGAAGGCCGAATGCCTGTCCTGGCTGTTCTGGCAGATGGGCAGTGCGCCCTATCTCGGCGGCGGCTTTGGCCACTTCTACGCCTACGCGCCCACGAAGTTCGAGTACGCCATCGACCGCTTTGCGATGGAGGCCAAGCGCCAGATGGATGTGTTGAACCGCCGCCTGGCCGAGAGCCGCTACCTGGCCGGCGACGAGTACACCATCGCCGACATCGCCGTGTGGCCCTGGTACGGCGCGCTGGCCAAGGGCCAGATCTACGAGGCCGGCGAGTTCCTCTCGGTGCAGGAGTACACCCACCTCATCCGCTGGGCCGACGAGATTGCCCAGCGCCCTGCCGTACAGCGCGGGCGCAAGGTCAACCGCACCTGGGGAGACCCGGCCAGCCAGTTGCATGAGCGGCACGATGCGAGGGACTTCGAGCTGCGCACGCAGGACAAACTGGGGGGCTGA